From a region of the Theobroma cacao cultivar B97-61/B2 chromosome 8, Criollo_cocoa_genome_V2, whole genome shotgun sequence genome:
- the LOC18592641 gene encoding uncharacterized protein LOC18592641, giving the protein MRWPAANGGGLGVAAITYVAVDYLRNVSTTWHQRLQPLLWSLLALIAITRVPFYRHWNAEFRAALPFLASIIFMLSALLYEALSVRFVTAVLGLDWHHDTPPLPDTGQWLLLALNEKLPEAVVEILRAHIIGLHHFLMLFIMLAFSVLFDSVKAPGLGLGARYMFTMAIGRLLRAITFASTILPSARPWCASARFRVPGHPHPWAQKYYVPYASDANAIRQVIQQDIAYADTGKYLGDYRPDWGSMSFLIDFLRPTPSEGSSWYSLLKKAGGGCNDLLYSGHMLVAVLTAMAWTEAYGGFSSALIWLLVMHSAQREIRERHHYTVDCIVAIYVGILLWKMTGFIWSAKDGTRDSRLTKLEKIQGRLLQAAKDSDMDEVRELLKGVELGRQDSQKKGPSKVMWLFACGTIFFSLTIVVLAFTWTSDG; this is encoded by the exons ATGCGGTGGCCGGCGGCGAATGGCGGGGGTCTGGGGGTGGCGGCGATCACCTACGTGGCGGTGGACTACCTGCGCAACGTCTCCACTACGTGGCACCAGCGTCTTCAACCCTTGCTCTGGTCTTTACTCGCGCTCATCGCCATCACGCGCGTGCCCTTCTACCGTCACTGGAACGCCGAATTTCGAGCTGCACTTCCTTTCCTTGCTTCGATCATATTCATGCTCTCTGCTCTTCTTTATGAAGCTCTCTCAGTTCGTTTCGTTACCGCTGTCCTTGGCCTCGATTGGCACCA TGATACACCTCCACTTCCGGATACTGGTCAATGGTTGCTCCTGGCACTAAATGAGAAACTTCCTGAAGCAGTTGTTGAGATACTGAGAGCTCACATTATTGGCCTGCATCATTTCTTGATGTTATTTATAATGTTGGCCTTCTCTGTACTCTTTGACTCTGTAAAAGCCCCTGGTCTTGGGTTAGGTGCACGATACATGTTTACCATGGCAATTGGCCGTCTTCTTCGTGCTATAACTTTTGCATCTACAATTCTGCCATCAGCCCGCCCTTGGTGTGCTTCAGCTCGATTTAGGGTCCCTGGACATCCTCATCCTTGGGCTCAGAAATATTATGTTCCTTATGCTTCAGATGCAAATGCCATTCGTCAAGTTATACAACAGGATATAGCATATg ctGATACTGGCAAATACCTTGGTGACTACCGTCCAGATTGGGGTTCAATGAGCTTCCTGATTGATTTTCTGCGACCCACCCCATCAGAAGGATCTTCATGGTACAGTCTGCTTAAAAAGGCAGGGGGCGGCTGCAATGACCTTCTATACAGTGGCCACATGCTGGTTGCTGTACTGACCGCCATGGCTTGGACG GAGGCTTATGGGGGGTTTAGCTCAGCTCTCATATGGCTGCTTGTTATGCACAGTGCTCAGCGTGAAATAAGAGAGCGCCACCATTATACTGTAGACTGTATTGTTGCCATCTATGTGGGTATTCTCCTGTGGAAGATGACAGGTTTTATCTGGTCAGCTAAGGATGGAACTAGAGATAGCAGACTCACGAAGCTTGAGAAAATTCAAGGTAGATTACTCCAAGCTGCCAAGGATTCAGACATGGATGAAGTACGGGAGCTTCTCAAAGGTGTTGAGTTGGGCAGACAAGATAGCCAGAAAAAAGGACCAAGCAAGGTTATGTGGTTGTTTGCTTGCGGGACTATTTTCTTCTCACTTACCATCGTTGTTTTGGCCTTCACATGGACAAGCGATGGCTGA
- the LOC18592642 gene encoding thioredoxin Y1, chloroplastic, giving the protein MAISFSAPTLPALNPQNSTKLSCYDYSSKLSFSSSLQFPLRSHPIRIGNKAISSSSLPRHRPLVVEAKKQTFNSFDDLLASSDKPVLVDFYATWCGPCQFMVSILNEVSTALKDKIQVVKIDTEKYPSIAGKYRIEALPTFIIFKDGKPFDRFEGALTADLLIQRIENSLSVKQ; this is encoded by the exons ATGGCGATTTCTTTCTCTGCACCAACTCTTCCTGCGCTTAATCCCCAAAACTCAACTAAATTGTCCTGTTACGACTATTCATCGAAACTATCattctcttcttctcttcAATTTCCTCTTCGGTCTCACCCGATTCGAATCGGTAATAAGGCGATTTCTTCTTCCTCGCTGCCTCGGCACCGTCCTTTGGTG GTTGAAGCAAAGAAGCAAACATTTAATTCCTTTGATGACTTGTTAGCGAGTTCCGACAAGCCTGTTTTGGTTGACTTCTATGCTACCTG GTGTGGACCTTGTCAATTCATGGTTTCAATCCTCAATGAAGTGAGTACTGCTCTGAAAGATAAGATTCAGGTCGTGAAAATTGACACTGAGAAGTACCCTAGCATTGCTGGTAAATACAGAATAGAGGCATTGCCGACTTTCATCATATTTAAGGATGGGAAGCCATTTGATCGTTTT GAGGGTGCCCTCACTGCTGATCTGCTTATTCAACGCATTGAAAATTCATTAAGTGTTAAGCAATAG